DNA sequence from the Cohnella herbarum genome:
CGAAAATTTTTACCTCATCCGTACCCGTAAACATCCATTATATGAATGCCGTTCTTGTCATGTCCAAACATCAATAACAGCCGGTACGATCATGGAAAACAGCCGCACACCTCTAATCCTTTGGTTTCAAGCCTTGTTTCTGCATTCGCAACCTCGCGGAATCAGCGCTACAAGACTGTCTTCGATCATAGGTACAACCTACAAAACAGCTTGGCTGATTTGCCACAAAATTCGACATGCAATGTCCTTCGCCGATTCATCTGAACTGCTTTCCGGAGTAGTTCGGGTCAACTGGTCAGTCTATGGTCATCCTTACAATCCAACGGTGTTCCGGCATCCGCAAGAGCAGCCTTTGCTCGCCGGCGCCTCTATCGATGAACACAACCAAATCACACACCTCAAAATCATGCAAGTTCCCGATCACCACCTCATCCATGACCGTATTACTCCCGCAGCGAGTCAGTCTTTCATCACGCAATACGTTGATCCCTCAGTTACTGATATTACAGTCATTACACAGAAGTTTAGCCGCAATAGACACTTCCCGCTCATCCAAATGAGCATTCAAGCTTCCAATTGGATAAATTTCACTTTTAATGGCATTGGCTCTAAACACTTGCAATCTTATTTAGATCAATTTTGCTATGGTTTCAATAGTGCGAATAGAAATTCCAGCCGGTTTAGCTCCCTCCTTCTGCATAGTGGCACGACGCCTGCTTTAGACTATCCTACATTAATCGGCCGCTCGAACAATTCCAATCTCCATAAGCGAAGCTACTTTGAACTCCTGAAAAATGCTGGGTAGATTTCTTGATCAGGCAGTCCAACACATGCATATCAGAGTTAGAATCTTAGGTGTTACTGGATTATGTTAAGATCATCAACTGCTTTGCTCCTATTCATGCTTTTTATCCTTCACCGAAACGTATCACTCGGCTTGACTCATTTCGAAAACTGAGCTAAGGGGATAATGGCTATAGGGATTGAGGACGGGTCTGAGGATGGGTCTGAGGATGGCTTGAGATGAGATGGATTGGAGCTGGAGATAGGCTAGAGATAGGCTAGAGATAGGCTAGAGATAGGCTGGAGATAGGCTGGAGTTGGCCTGGAGATAGGCTCTAGATGGGTTGAAGATGAGCTGGGGATGGGTTGAAGATGAACCATAGCTGTCGCTATGGCTGGGGATGCAAATGCCGGTTAAGGATTGAGTTTTGGAGAATTGAGCTTGGTTGAGATTGTGAATTGAAAGGGTTGAAATTGTTCTAAAGGATCGCGGATGAAGTTTGTTTGGCATAGAGTCTGAAACTGTGACTTTGATTTGGATTGGATTGGATTTTAATTGTATTGTGATTGTGATTGTGATTGGGATTGGGATTGGGATTGGGGTAAATCCTCGAATACTGAGCGAAAGGGATAATGGTCAGAGGGATTTGTCTCGAGTAACGCAAAGAGGATGAAGTCGCCTTCACCCTCTCAAACAGCGCTGGAATTAAGTTTTTACGTGTTTTTGCATTTGCTGAATAGCTGACTTCTCCAGACGAGATACTTGAGCTTGCGAGATGCCGATTTCGTCGGCGACCTCCATTTGGGTCTTGCCTTCGAAAAACCGCATGGATAGAATCATTTTTTCGCGATCATTGAGCTTCCTCATCGCTTCGCGAAGGGCAATCTCTTCGA
Encoded proteins:
- a CDS encoding transposase, encoding MVHNELTYELFCELFDTDEKCTQALFSARWPEGFRCPRCSHENFYLIRTRKHPLYECRSCHVQTSITAGTIMENSRTPLILWFQALFLHSQPRGISATRLSSIIGTTYKTAWLICHKIRHAMSFADSSELLSGVVRVNWSVYGHPYNPTVFRHPQEQPLLAGASIDEHNQITHLKIMQVPDHHLIHDRITPAASQSFITQYVDPSVTDITVITQKFSRNRHFPLIQMSIQASNWINFTFNGIGSKHLQSYLDQFCYGFNSANRNSSRFSSLLLHSGTTPALDYPTLIGRSNNSNLHKRSYFELLKNAG